The Carassius auratus strain Wakin chromosome 19, ASM336829v1, whole genome shotgun sequence genomic sequence ttaaataatatgtaaatccCTTTCTCTGTATGTATTCTTGATTTGTTTATtgtctacttttttttctttttgctttcttTCCCCCACACTTTAAACTCATTTCAGAATTTCCGAGTTTAAATTAGTATTGTCGGACATCTGTACTCATAATGTTTTTCTTGTTCTGTCTACTATAGGGACAATGTTTGCACTGCAGCGTCCATGACTTACAGAAACTTGTACCAtatttattagattatttatttatccgTTTACAGACACTTACTGGATTTTGAATGCAGTCTGAATCTGGATGTTTCATCAAAATGCTCTTcgattttgtttaatttcattttttcctGCACtttctgagtgagtgagtggatgTGACAGGGATGTATACACGCATATACATTCACACACTTTCAATGCACTCCACAATAGCAGGTGTCCGATACTCTCGGACATGTTTAGTACTTGATGTTTGCGTTTCGTACAACAGAAGAGGTCGCTCTTAAACGAGAATGTTCTGAATGTTCAAGTGTTATTGAATTTAGTCTACTGCGTGATGTGAGCGTGTGAACAAGACTTGGTTGGACTTGGATGTGTTTAAGCAGTATTGAGTAAAATCTTAATTTACAGTTTGATCATAGAAACAGGTTGGTGCAGATTTCATTAACAAAGACCGTAACAAACAGTTTGGATCTGGATTTTGCCACGAATACATTTAGTACAAAACAAatgtctggatttttttttttcctcatattaGGTTGTAATTGATTTTTTAGGATATAAACAATTAAAGCTTTTTGGAATTTAACAATAAGAGCGTCATTTTCactctcttctttttttataattacacacATACAGAGATACACATTCGTCATTATAGCAGCCGTACCATATCTGAACGTGGCATAACCCAAATTAATAATCACTTCAAAATCTAAAGGACAGAGACGTAATGTTTAACAGCCCTTTACAGAAAAAGACTCAATTCCCCCTTCGCATTAAGTGTATCATTCTGATCTCTGTTTGatactgtaaatatgtatttgaaaatgcaatctatttttataatttgtttgaaTAATAATGTGTTGAATGAGATCCTCTCACTGTGTTGAAATGACTTATTGTTTGAATTAGGCGAGTCGCGAAGAAAAGTTGTTTGAAATCAagtcctttttttgttttatttttctccttTCGTTTGgaatttttcatgatttttacCTGTTAGAAAAACAGAAGGCTGTTGCAATATTGaaacatgttattaaaaaaatacaatacaggTACCCTAGACTTTATTGTGTTTGCTCGCAGTCTCCTGGCTTCCAGCATACCTGCCTGACTTCATACACACATGGAGTCTATTTTAATCATGTGTAATCAATGTCGAGGCACGGCAATCAAGCGTTTCCCGTCAGCTTTCAACCCCCGGAAAAACAGCAGGAAGCAAAAAGGTGTTCTTTGTTCTGTATTTTTATCTAAAggtttctttttaataaatgctattctttccAGCTAGATAATTTTTATGAGTGACAGGGTGAAATTACACcagattatttattaaaattatgtctttCCCACTGTTTTATATACAATATCTAATCCTGATTCCTTTGTTAGATATTAAGTTGTCATTCATTCCGAGAGGTTTAAAGATGTTTAGGAGCTTTAATGGATCCAAGTGCTCATTTATATCTGCAATAACTCGAAGGGTTTCTCTCCTTTCATGTACCTTAGTACTGAAAAATCTCTTGGAGGGGAAGAACTAAAAGTGCAAAGAGGAAGAAATGCATTGTGTGGAAGAAAATACACCTGTTAATACTTAAACTCCCAGCAGTGAAAAAGCAaggcacaagtgtgtgtgtgtgtgtgtaggggagTGTTTACATGTTTTTGTGTTCAGATTAAAAGACTCCTCAGTAAGAAGCAAGAAGGGTCCACCTCTAAGCCGGTGTGAAGGGGAAAGTTTCCAAATACAAAAGTTTGATCCAAGCAGTAAGAGTGCCAGGCCTCAAATCGGATTTGAGAAATTAATCCGGATCGGGAGCATGTGTGAACAAAGTGGAGTGGGGCTTGATCTAGCCTCTCTCTGGGAGTATTTCAACCTCTTGAGGTCCAAACACTACTCTATAAACTGAGTTCGGTTCATTCACTGAGGATGGAGACGTCAAAGCTGCGTGAGTGTATTTAAGTGACAAACAGTGAGTTCTGTTCTGAGGAGGGCCACATGAAAGGAGAAGATGAACAGTGTGTTCTGGAATTCCTGCTGGGCTTTTAGTGACTTTAAGGTGAACCATGATGAAATGCTCTGGAAGACTAAAACGCTAAAAACCAATCATTATTATGCATACATTTTTGATTGACGTGTTTGGTTGAAGTAAACAGACATGTACTTGTGTGTAATTATGTAGtctatacaaattatatataggcctactgtgtgtgtgtgtgtgtgtgtataagtggcTTTTTCACTGTAAAATCGAAACACCAGTATAGGTGTAAGTTTCTGTCTTCAGTAgtaatcaaatcaatttgatcattagcaaaaaaaaaaaaaaaaaaaaatcaaaacactggTTCATGAACAACATTTCTGAATTAGCTTATAGAATACTCCATTACTATTTCCACTTGTGTCAAAAATAGTAAATATGCTCCTCAGGGGCATCTAGACCCTTTACTGGTGCATGATCCCGAATAAATTATTCTTGATAAACCATtagatttaataacatgtttcatgtttgtttgtcttttaatCAGCCGTTTAGAATCACAACAGTGATGACAGATTCGCGAATGAAACACTCTTTCTCGGTCAGAAAGGTCTGTAATATTAGGACGGTTCAGTTCACTCACCAACTGAATCGTTTGTAGCGGTTTCTCACACCGAAATAATTGATATATTAttagagagaaaacaaaaaaacactggataAAGTGGCTATTTACCTACaatttactgtttaaaaaaagccttGCAAGTGTCTTCTATAATTCAAAGTTTATGAATGAGTATTTGTATCATTGAATCGATTGGCGCAGGTACTTCTCGAGTGACGTCGATTGAAAGTAGACAAAAGCTATATTggtattctaaaatgtaattttttttaacattaacatttcttGTTCATTAAACTTTTGTGTAAAAGCGGCATAACACTCGCAATGCTGCTGTTATGCATAGGCAtataggaaagaaagaaaaaagcgctCACTGTTTGAATCATCACGTCTGAGGTGCACAGTTCAAGTTCTCCGCTCCGTAGAAAGCCCGTCACGCTTCATCTGATTAATTCTCAGGTTTTGGCCAAGCCCAGATTAAACTTTCTGTGACCACAGTTGAACACAAGTAGTTCCCGCTTTTGATTTTCAATTTCTTTTCATGTCCTCATTTCGGGTCTCCAACTAGGTCAGGCTTTACACTACAGTATCCAAGTAGCCTATCCAGTGTAGTTACAAAAGCACTGTGCACTAGTAATGAATAACACGCACTTAGTGTGTAATTATGTTATGGAACGGTCTATAATTACACACTGTTATCGCTATTGTAATTATGTTAATGTACAATATGAACAATGCAATGTGAAGTGTTTTCTGCATTCCCCTGTATTTTCTctccagcctttttttttttttaattgccacTATAAACAGCAGATCCAGAGGGACAAATCTGAACTGATCACAGGTCAGCTCTGCTAATGACAGACTACAGCTTCAACTGTCTGTGATATTTCCTGCAGTAATTACAGAGGTCAGAGATAACTTCACTTTACTGAGCTATTTCTGCAATTACTTTTAATCGATAGGCATCACGCTCATTTTAAGACAAAATGAAGTAATTGCTCAAGTTCACACAGGTTTAACCACTGGTTAAcatttgacaaccagaaagtGACCAAAAACTATCTTTGATATTTACAGAACAACcaacccctatatatatatatatatgtgtgtgtgtgtgtgtgtgtgtgtgtgtgtgtgtgtgtgtgtgtgtgtgtgtgtgtgtgtgtgtgtgtgtgtgtgtacaaccgttttgtttttgttttgtcagtaACCACAATTTAACCATGGCTTatcacattattatataattaaattatattatcaacATGGTGTACTACAACCACACATAATTTTGTGGTATTTGTATTGAATACTACATATTTAACATAGTTTTTACAACAGTAAGTATAGTTTATagttacatataaataataaagcgAAATCGTAATCATAACTGgttataaaaatgattaatttgtaATTTCTGCCACAAATTGTCTCTACAGTTGTGATTACAGCAGTTTTACTATAGTTTAAACAATGGTTATCTGTCTTGAGGCCGGCCTGTTACAGTTCCCTGTGGTCCTTGGTCTGTGTGTGCAGTGGAGGGGCTGTTGTAGCCCTTTACTGCCCCTTAGTGTATATTTGAAGCATTGCACAACATCGAACAGCTGTAATTCAAAAATGAATCGATCGATCAGAAAATCAATCAGTTGTTtattttgattgaaaaaaaaaaaaagatcattgctgtgctaaaacaaaactaaaaatcaagtTGCTACAAAAAAATCAGTTAAGTACCTTCCATGTTTTATATCTCCATTTACTTACTGCCCAAATGCCCTTCTCTTCTCAGTCCATGCATAAAGACAGCCAAACATCTTTACAAATCACTAGTTTATTTGTGCTCTTTTCCTTACATTGTTAATTCTGTttactgcatctctctctctttctctctcattccctCCATCTGAGGTTCAGTGTCTGAGCAATAAAGGAGAAGATGTGTGTGTCCTCCAGGATGGCTTTAGCGGTGGGTTTCCCGGCTCCATGTCCACTGCGCGTGTCCACTCTGACCAGCAGCGGCTGGGTTTGCCCAGGGCTGCGGCCCACGCCATGCTGGAGAGTGGCCACGTACTTCAGAGTGTGCAGGGGAACCACACGGTCATCATGATCAGCTGTCAGCAGTAGCATCGCGGGGTAAGGGGTCCCATCTCGAGGGGTCTGAGGAAGGTTATGGAGAGGAGAGTACCTGTGGAGGAAAAGGTAAATCTATATGTTCTTGAagtttcaccaaggctgcatttgaatgcattttaaaatgtattttattcctgtgatgacaaagctgttTTTTCACCAGCCATTACTTAAGTCTTCATAGTCTCATggtccttcagaaaacattctagtATGCCGGTTTGGTGCTAAAgaaccatttcttattattatcaatgttgatctTATTGTGTTCTATATGGAATGTTGAGGAAAGATTTTAAagcttaatattttaaatgctgtgctttaaattttgattcatcaaagaaacccAGACAAAAAATATCACAGTTTGCATAAAATTATACTGCAAAaacaaacagttttcaacatttatgataataataataaccattaagcactaataataaattagtaccaaatcagtatattagaatgatttctgaaggatcgtgggacactgaagactgaagaaatagctaaaaaaaaattattttaaattgtaataatatttcataaaataatatttctgcTGAAAAttagaacaaataaatgcagccttggtgagcataagaggcttctattaaaaataataataatgttaattattgcAAACTTTGACCAGTAGAAAACAGGAATCCATACTTGATGAGCCACTTGAACTGTTCGGGATCATCAGCACAGCCGTAGTCAGTGGTCCAGGCGTGACCGATGGTGAATTTGTGGAACTTGAGCATGTCCATGACCCCAACCTCAGCTACTGCACAGCCGAACAGCTCGGGCCGTTGGTTTACACATGcccctgaaaaaaaacaaacacacagatcaCTCTTCTCCAATTGAATGCAATGGCCATACACAGTCTACATTTACCAGACGCACTGACTCACACACCTGTACTTAAATGAGTGGGCCTAAAAATGCTTTGGATTACTCAGATAGAACAGCCCGATTTGACACACCTCCCATTCTTATAGGCAACTGTGACTAAACACAGGGATCAACACAGACATACTAACCTAGCTGGCACACTCAGCataaagaagcttttttttttcaaatgcttagTAATTTATTCACGGCCAAAGTTTTCAAACCGGTGCACCGCCTACACACCTTTATCTTGTTCTGATTGTTACCTCACACCCACACATCCACACACTAGTAACCCACAACCAGGTGCAGATGGAGCCTACTGATTTTTTGGCTCAGAATTTCAGGGgggaaaatgtattatatttttgctGAATGAAAAACATGGTCAAATGTGGTAAGCTGAGCTGAATACAACTATGATATTCGTGAATGCCCTGAATGCCAAggtgtttagttttttgttgtttttgttttgtttttctacatATTGTTCTGCTGTGTAACAAAACAAAGGATTTTTTttgccttattattatttttaatcatattagtgttattattattcattcattcattcattttctttctttctttctatgttTTGAATACTTGAGGTGAAAGTTAAGAAAAAGGGTCTGGGTCATGTatcatttttctatatttaattccttattaataatttattaatattattttattaacattttcttaaatatggaattaatttactttaattactgtgtgtgtgtgtgtgtgtgtgtggtcaaaaTTCATCCAGATACCTTTAATATATCTCACATTATAGTGTATCACAGTTTATtcactatagtttagaaaatggtaataaaatatcttgataatgtcagataactttgatagctCAATTTTGTTCAGTCTGAGGTGTAAAAAGTTcacattagcatttaaagaaaaaacacttttattttattttttatctcaaatTTTACTGCTAGTCCCCTGTATGAAGAATTCTTGTGTAGAATGTGTCATAGTTCACTTTAATTTGCTATcctcatttacatttatgatcTACAGTGTCCTGCGCccactgctgaaaaaaaatctatcaaaaattatatttggtgtttgaatgatttttggtttgactgtatgaacatacatacatatatactgtacatacaaataTATGATTGTTCaaatttcataaatatttcttCCTCCATTTAAGGTATAGATAGTATCCACAGTTGcactttaaagcaaaaataaaatcatctttGCTGAATGAACACAGCAGGCTGGAAATGTGTAGAACCTTTTGAATGACGTGTTCAGTTCtaagaaaaatctgtaaaaaatatttcaacaaatacCATGTGCCTCCCACGATCAACCACACATGAATTCTGCACAATCCTGCATATACTCAATGACTGCACTGACTCAATCCTGTCTCTCCTATGAATAAGACAGATATTGAAACTGTATTTGCACTGGCAGCTGGCGAGTGTCGCCTGTCTAACGACTGCATCTCCTACTAAACGTGCTGTTTAATGAGAGTGACAAAGTCTTTGACTGAGGAGCGAGTGCTTCTTCGCCTCTCGCAGATGCTGGTGTGTGTGCGACATGTGTGAATGCCAATGTCATGTTTAGTCAACAGATGAGCTAGCTGTGAGTAACGGCACACATTGTGCACATCATTAAAGCCACACAGCTGCACGTCCATAAGTTTCCATTACAGCACCACCCTAATTTTACCATGTGCGAAGGCGTATGTGTGCTAAGACTGTCGGGTCTTACTGGTTGTGTTCTTCATTAGCTGGAAGTGATCTTGTCTGTCTGACTTCCTCAGACCGCTCGCCAAGAAACCGAGAAACTCACCCACGAGCAGGCCGCCGTTGGAAGCTCCGTTGATGGCGATCTGGCTGGCTGTGGTGTATCCCTCCTGGATCAGGTACTCAGCAGCACACTGGAAGTCATCAAAGCAGTTCTGCTTGTTCCCAAGAGTGCCAGCTGAAATCAGAAATCTTCTTAAAAACGTACAGTTTGAAGCAACACATGGTAGAGGGAGTGAGGTAAACTGTGCCACTTGTACTGAAGTCAAGGGGGAAGAGGTATTGGCTCCTTTGGTTTTAATTCAATTTATCCTATATACTACATGTTTATGTAAGATACAGCCATAGAGAAATTACTTCTCAAAAAAATGTCACACTTTACTCATGTAAGGGGTAACATAAGTCATTTGgcaatatgttaaaaaaaaagaaaaaaaaagatactattcaaataatatttcatgTTGCATAATTTTTAATATGTTGCAAAGTACATTACTTGCACTACCTTTAAACTtaaaacagaaaaggtttgagaGGGAAGAGGGAAATTATGTTTGAAAAAAGTTTATTGGATCTTTGGACTAAAACGAAGTCATTATTATTTCCACATTTATTATAACCACATTTATCACCTTAATTAAAAGCagcatatttctaaatatatacaaaataaccaCTCGCTAAAAAGTTTAGGTACTGTAGCTGGTCACCAGTTTTTCTGaaagttttcagaaaaaaaaaaaaacagcaatttttTGCTGTTGCAATTCAGTTGTATTGTCCTGTGGCATggtaagttataataataataataataataataataataatttattcataatgactgcaagtaaaataattatacaagaactagaaaacattattattattattattatcattattattaataccaGTAACAACTGTGACTATAAAGAagattttcatttataaagctcTAAATATCTTACTGACTGATGTTTGAGTGCATTTCCTGCAAATATGGAAAAAATGAAGGAGTTGCACAAAATGTGCAGTTTCACATGACTAGTGCAAATTGTAGTGCAAAATACCATAGCAGTTTAATTCCTGTTTACACCATGAGAAGATGATGACTGCATCAAAGCTCCAAAACAAAAGCCTAGTGAAGTTAACATAAAGATATGACAAAGATTTTTGGTCCAACTTATCCTTAAGGTGTCTATATGAATTCACAATTACTGAGTGTTGTCATAGAATAAGTAAAAATATTGTTGGTCACAATTGTGGGATAACAGTGAATTTAGGTATACGTATTAAATCCAGTTGCAGCTGTTAGTGAAAGCTGCACTAAAATATTGCAATGACAAGATTttgcactaaataaaaaaattcaaatgatacAAATAAGTTACAATACTGGATTAAACAGGTTAACACTATGCTGGTTTCACTTCTTTAATGCATAACATAACTGTCAGTTTGTTCTAATATTTGTGTTAGTTTAGTGTTAAAAACAGACGGGATGGATACTAAAGAGGGGTCATGAAACTAAATTAGCTAAATGAACTATTAGTCTTTTTGGTTCCAAACAATTAGTTTCTATCTCAACCCTATAAAGAAACTCTGCTTTTGAAACACATAATCCTGTGGGCAGTGATCGTCAGACTAGTGACTCAAACAGATACTTCACCGCCATTAACTTCACTTTTATGCAAAGTAGTCAGCGACCTTCTGCGAGTTTCGGACCAGGCCTTCTTTACCACTTTTCAAGTCGGAGTAGTGTTAAAAATGTTGACTAATTAGAGTTGCTCTGAAATCATTCTTCATTTATCTTTCAAAAGGAAACACATCTGAGCGACCGTGAGTGAAGTGAGGATACCTTTGTGCCAAGTTTGGCCATACTCTCCTCCTCCTCTGATGTTAGCTACAGCCAGGATCCCACCCAGGTGTCTAATAAAGAGCAGGTATGCAGTACTGCACATACCCATGGAGAAATAATTGGTTAATAGTTGGGGATATTCATATTTCACCTACTCTCTCCCTTTTCCATCCAATTCCATTTACCGATCTTTAGTCAAACACAAACAGAGAGCTTATACTGACTTGTAATATGGCTGAATTGAGTTCTCAAATCCTCCATAACCGTACAGAAATATTGGATGAGAGCCGTCTCTTTCTATGCCACGTGCATGTACCAGGAACATCGGGATCTTTGTGCCATCATTACTGGGGTAAAACACCTGTTATGAATGAAAAACACAACACTTAAGGTGTGTTATTACAGTCAAAACTacttttttaagttaatatttgtcTTATTCTCACCGTGACTCCATACATTTAGTAAAAAgactttaatattgtgaaattaatgcgatttaaatgaattgttttctatttgaatatatctttaaaaaaaagtcatttaatttTTAGCAGTCATTCCTATTCTTATTATCATCCATACTGTAAacatcttaatatttttgtcataaacgcatttttttattaatagaaaatttccacaaaattattagatataatattaaatattatatgaagCCAGGTAAAACAGTTTTCAatgctgacaataataatacaaatgtttttaaagcaccacatcagcatattaaaatgatttctgaagcataatgtgactctgaagactggagtaatgaagtataagagacttcttttcaacagcattaaaacatttaattattccatatttatatttatcattagtGTACACATATATTTGTAATACTGAAACTTCCTGTGGCCTGTGATTCATTTGTTTACTTCGACCGACTGCATCCTGACCTGAGTTGTCTGGTAGTCACTCGGGTTGATGCCCTTTACTTCCACCTGCCTGAAGATCGTGGGCTCTGGGTCGGGTTGACTCAGGTCACAGTGGTAGATTATGCCTACGATACaaagaataaaaacactgttCATGGTCTGGAAATCTATGTGATCTCCCTTTTACTGCCAAAGCAAATGCACATACTGGGGTGTCCTTATACAGtagtgttcaaaataatagcagtacaatgtgactaaccagaataatcaaggtttttagtatattttttattgctacgtggcaaacatgttaccagtaggttcagtagattgtcagaaaacaaacaagacccagcattcatgatatgcacgctcttaaggctgtgcaattgggcaattagttgaaaggggtgtgttcaaaaaaatagcagtgtctacctttgactgtacaatctcaaaactattttgtacaaacattttttttttctgggatttagcaatcctgtgaatcactaaactaatatttagttgtatgatcacagttttttaaaactgcttgacatctgtgtgacATGGAGTCAaacaacttgtggcacctctcagctgttattccactccatgattctttaaaaacattccacaattcattcacatttcttggttttgcttcagaaacagcatttttgatatcaccccacaagttctcaattggattaaggtctggagattgggctggccactccataacattaattttgttggtttggaaccaagactttgcccgtttactagtgtgttttgggtcattgtcttgttgaaacaaccatttcaagggcatgtcctcttcagcatagggcaacatgacctcttcaagtattttaacatatgcaaactgatccatgatccctggtatgcgataaataggcccaacaccatagtaggagaaacatgcccatatcatgatgcttgcacctccatgcttcactgtcttcactgtgtactgtggcttgaattcagagtttgggggtcgtctcacaaactgcctgtggcccttggacccaaaaagaacaattttactctcatcagtccacaaaatgttcctccatttctctttaggccagttgatgtgttctttggcaaattgtaacctcttctgcacatgccttttttttaacagagggactttgcgggggattcttgaaaatagattagcttcacacagatgtcttctaactgtcacagtacttacaggtaactccagactgtctttgatcatcatggaggtgatcattggctgagcctttgccattctggttattcttctatccattttgatggttgtcttccgttttcttccacgtctctctggttttgctctccattttaaggcattggagatcattttagctgaacagcctatcattttttgcacctctttataggttttcccctctctaatcaactttttaatcaaagtacgctgttcttctgaacaatgtcttgaacgacccattttcctcagctttcaaatgcatgttcaacaagtgttggcttcatccttaaataggggccacctgattcacacctgtttcttcacaaaattgatgacctcagtgattgaatgccacactgctatttttttgaacacacccctttcaactaattcaactaattgcccaattgcacagccttaagagcgtgcatatcatgaatgctgggtctcatttgttttctgagaatctactgaacctactggtaacttgtttgccacatagcaataaaaaaatatacgaaaaaccttgattattctggttagtcacattgtactgctattattttgaacaatactgtacttgaGGTTATGTAGTGTCTTTTGGCATAAATGTCACGCATGATTTGATGATTTAAGGGTGTTTACCTGGTGTAGTAAATGAAGTGAACTTGTAGAAGAAGTCAGGGTGCTTCTTCTTGCAGCTGAGGCCGACTACAGTGCCCACATCTAGCGGCAGGTCTCTGATCAGTTTCCCTGACTGCAGCTCGTACAGCTGTAAGATGTCTTTCACGTCATGCACATAATtcaccagcagatggcgctgGTTCACACACTCCACGAAGCCTGCAGACAAGATATAAACACCATCAGGCTGCAGTTCTCTTTGTTTTTATTGGAAATGAGTTAATGATAGTGTGGGGgaagaggaagtgtgtgtgtgtctctgtgtgtgtgtggaggcttGTGATAGTTTCACCCACAGATGTTGACTACTGTGAATACCAAGAAAATATGAGCTTACTCTGTTTCCAAAACGTTTTAACTGAAACATTCTACAGGGAAAATGGAGGGGTAACCAGGGCTAGTTGTCTCTGTAGCTATGAGACAAAGGTCCAAttacacaaatgtgtgtgtgtttcctggcAGTGGTTTCGTTTGGTAGTTTCAGCTATATATAAGGTAGTTTCATGTGTTTTAACTGTAAAAACACATAATTCTGGGGTAATACATGTTTTTGCCTTTGTTTAAAGTGTGTGTCCGGTGTCTCAAGCTAACATTTTGCCAGACCTGCCAGCGGCTGGTGACTTGAGAAGATTGACTGGCCATAAATATTTTATACCAGCCATTAAGTATGtgtattatttcataaaaaaaaaacggaaaaaaaaaaccaGGCAATACAATTTGGCGAAATACGTTTtcgcagttgttgttgttgttgttattaattaatataataataaatattaaatataataattatttagtaGCAGTATGATTTGatcaaattataaaattaaacaaatcagtAAAGTATTTCATCATAATAACAactctaattattatttattgttgttgttattatttatgagAACAGTACAATTGCAGTACTGATACttctagttgttgttttttcccctttGCTTTCAGACTTAAACCATGGAGTAGTTATATTTGGTGGAAAACCACAGAGAAACTTTTCTTTTGTTGACAAGTAGAGTATAACATTCCCTTACCAAGAACGTCTTTCTGGTGTTGGGGGATGAGGGTTTTCCAGTGTGTCTGCTCTGGTTTCTGCAGGTCTATGGTGATGAGGCGGTAACGAGGAGCATCCAGATTGGTGCGTAAGGTGAAGACGGTGCCTTCGTTGGTGATGTATGTGTACTGC encodes the following:
- the LOC113120029 gene encoding prolyl endopeptidase translates to MAFTYPEVRRDDSKVDDYHGVKISDPYHWLEDPDSEESKMFVEEQNKLTMPFLEQCAVKQQFHQRLTELYNYPKYSCPYKRGKRYFYFHNEGLQNQDVLYVQESLNSPASVFFDPNTLSEDGTVALKMGRLSEECEYFAYGLSSAGSDWVTVHFLKADDLTKLPDVLERVKFSCLAWTHDAKGIFYNCYPRQDGKADGTETTTNLNQKLYYHVIGTSQSEDILVAEFPDNPKWHSSLTVSDDGRYAVLSITEGCEPVNRLWYCDLQQLPNGITGLLPWVKLVDTFEAQYTYITNEGTVFTLRTNLDAPRYRLITIDLQKPEQTHWKTLIPQHQKDVLGFVECVNQRHLLVNYVHDVKDILQLYELQSGKLIRDLPLDVGTVVGLSCKKKHPDFFYKFTSFTTPGIIYHCDLSQPDPEPTIFRQVEVKGINPSDYQTTQVFYPSNDGTKIPMFLVHARGIERDGSHPIFLYGYGGFENSIQPYYNTAYLLFIRHLGGILAVANIRGGGEYGQTWHKAGTLGNKQNCFDDFQCAAEYLIQEGYTTASQIAINGASNGGLLVGACVNQRPELFGCAVAEVGVMDMLKFHKFTIGHAWTTDYGCADDPEQFKWLIKYSPLHNLPQTPRDGTPYPAMLLLTADHDDRVVPLHTLKYVATLQHGVGRSPGQTQPLLVRVDTRSGHGAGKPTAKAILEDTHIFSFIAQTLNLRWRE